In Actinomycetota bacterium, the sequence TGACGCAGCGCTGGGTGCACGACCTCGGAGCCTTCGGCGAGCTCAGCGTGCCCGATCAGGAGGGCGTGATCGGACGGACCAAGTTGGACAGCGTCGCTTTGACCGGCGAGGCACTGCCCGCAGATGCCCACGTCGCGCTGCTCGAGATCCACGACGCCGAGGGCAACGAGCGCCCGATCTACAGGCGCAGCACGCCTTACGGGACGGTGAACGAGCGCGGCCTCTTCTTCGTGGCCTTCAGTTGCGAACGAGACCGCTTCGACGTGATGGTCGCTGAGATGTACGGCTCCGAGGGCCGCCAGATCCGCGACCACCTGCTGGACTTCAGCGTCGCCGTCACCGGCGCGTACTACTTCGCGCCGAGCATCGAAGAGCTGCTCCAGCTCGGCGTGAGTTAGCGTCGGGCTCTACCCGAGGGAGGGCGTGGTGAGCGAACGTCAGCGTCTCGGCGTGCAGGACGCGCTGTGGCTGGAGATGGACCGGCCTACGAACCTGATGGTCGTCGACTCGCTGATCTGGACGGCCACACCCGTCGACTGGAAGCGCTTCGGTGCCGTCGTCCAGGAGCGAATGTGGGACCGCTATCAGGTGTTCCGTAGCGTCGCCGTCGCCGACGAGGACGGCTCCTGGTTCTGGGAGGAGCGTCCCCGGCTCGGTTGGAGGAAGCACCTCGAGCGCATCACGCTGCCGGCACCGGCCGACGAGGCAGCGCTGCGGGAGTTCATCGGCGCCCAACGAATCGTCCCGCTCGACCGCAAACGGCCGCTCTGGAAGATGTTCCTCATCGAGGACTACATGGGTGGCAGCGCGATCGTCGTGCGCACTCACCATGCGATCGCCGACGGGATCCGCATGGTGCAGCTCGCGATGAGCCTGTTCGACGCCTCGCCCGAGGGTGGCGCGATCCTCGCGCCACCGGTCAGGCTGCACGCTGCATCTGCCGAGGCGCCCGAGCCCGAGGGACGCTCGGTGCGCGAGCAGCTCACCGCTGGAGCCGTTTCGGTCGCAAGGGAGCTGAACGAGCTCGCGAGCGACGCGGTGGGCCGTGTCGGTGAGGTGATCGGCGACCCGATCGGCTCCACCGTCGAGGGGGTGCGCGCGGCCGGTCGTGCGGTCGGGCACGCGGCCGCCGAGGCGCGGGAGGCGTCGCGGGAGGTCGCCGGTATGGCGCTGACCAACCCGGTCGGCGCGGTCCACACGGCCGCCGCCAGATCAGCCGCTGCGGCTTCGGCATTCGCGGAGTGGCTGACGTCCGCGCTGCGCCCGCGGATCCCCGGCAGCGGACCACTCGTAGACATGTTCTCCGCGGCGCCCGGCGACGCCGACATCGCGCGCAAGCTGCTGCTCGGTACGCGCAACGACGCGAGCATCTGGACCGGGATGGTCGGCGATCGCAAGGCGGTCGCCTGGTCGCCGCCGTTGCCGCTGGCCGAAGTCAAAGCCGTCGCCCGCACCCACGGCGCCACCGTCAACGACGTGCTCGTGACGAGCGTGGCAGGGACGCTGCATGCCTACTTGGAGGCCCACGAGGCCCAGTGTTCGTCCGTCAACTGGATGATCCCCGTCAATCTGAAGGCGCTCGACACCACGTTGCCCACCGAGCTCGGCAACAGCTTCGCCATCGTGCAGCTCGAGCTGCCGACCGACATCGGTGACCCGCTCGTCGTGCTCGACGTCGTGCAGCGGCGGATGGCGCGGATCAAGAGCGGTCACGAGGCCGGTATCGCGTTCCGTATCCAGGAGGTGATCTCGGGACTCAACAAGTCCTTGTACCAGGCGTCGGTCGATCTGCTCGCGAACCGTGCGATCGGGGTGCTGACCAACGTGCCGGGGCCTCCGATACCCGTCTTCGTCGCGGGGACGAAGGTGGAAGGCATGGTCGGCTGGGCCCCGCTGTCGGGCAACCAGCCGATGTGCTTCACGATCTACAGCTACAACAACATGGTGTTTGTCGGCATTGCTTGCGACATGGATCTCGTGCCGGATCACGAGCAGATCGTCGACGGCTTCGCGCCTGCCTTCCACCGCCTCTCCGTCGCCACCCACTGACCGGTCGGATCAGCTGAGAGGAAGCGGGCGGGCGCGGTCGACGATCGAGCGCAGGTCGAGGCCTGCTGGCAGCGTGCCGAACGCGTGCCCCTTGTCGCCGGCGAGGCGAGACGCGCAGAACGCGTCGGAGACCGCGGCCGGCGCGTGGCGCAGCAGCAGCGAGCCCTGGAAGACGAGCGCCATCTGCTCCACCAACCGGCGTGCCCGCGCCTCCAGGTCGGTGAGCTCGTCGCCGAGCTCGCGGCGCAGCTCGACAACTGCTCGGTCGAAGCGAGGGTCCGCACCGCAAGCCTGCTCCACCTCGGCCCAGTAGGCGTCCAAGGTCTCGGGAGCGCGAGCAAGGGCGCGCAGCACGTCGAGGCAGATCACGTTGCCCGATCCCTCCCACACCCCGTTGACCGGGCTTTGCCGGAAGAGGCGCGGCATGCCGGACTCCTCGACGAAGCCGGCGCCGCCGAGGCACTCGAGCGCCTCAGCGGCATGCTGGGGAGCCCGCTTGCACGTCCAGTACTTGACGACGGGCGTCACCAGGCGTGCCAGGGCGGACTCGTGCTCGTCGGCGGGGTCGGCGTCGTACGCCCGCGCCAGGCGCAGTGCGGCGGCGGTCGCGGCCTCCGACTCGACGGCGAGGTCGGCCAGCACGTTGCGCATCAGCGGCTGGTCGTCCAGCAGATTCCCGAATGCGCGGCGATGGCTCGCATGCCACACCGCTTGGGCCACGCCATGACGCATGATCGCGGTGGAGCCGAGCGTGCAGTCGAGGCGGGTGTGGCTGATCATCTCGATGATCGTCCGCACGCCACGGCCCTCTTCGCCGACGAGGACCCCCCACGTGTCGAGCAGCTCGATCTCGCTCGACGCGTTGGTGCGGTCGCCGAGCTTGTCCTTCAGCCGCTGGATCGCGATCAGGTTGCGACTGCCGTCGGGCAACCAGCGCGGCACCCAGAAGCACGACAGCCCTCGTGGGGCCTGGGCGGTCATCAAGAAGCCGTCCGACATCGGCGCCGAGCAGAACCACTTGTGTCCGGTGAGCGCGAACTCGCCGCTGCCCGCGAGCGGGCGCGCGGTGGTGGTGTTGGCGCGGACGTCGGAGCCGCCCTGCTTCTCGGTCAACGCCATGCCGCAGGTGATCCCCGACTTCTGCTCGCCCGGAAGGTTGCGCGGGTCGTAGGAGCTGGAGCAGATGCGCGGCTCCCACTCGTTCGCGAGCGCGGAGTTGTGGCGCAGGGTGGGCACCACCGAGTACGTCATCGAGATCGGGCAGATGTGGCCGGCGTCCACCTGGTACCAGGTGATCACCTTCGCCGCTCGGGCGACGTGCGCGCCGTCGCGCGCGTCGCCCCACGGGGCGGCATGCAGGCCGTTGGCGATCGCAGTCGACATCAGCTCGTGATAGGCGGGGTGGTACTCGACGACGTCGATGCGGTTGCCGGACCGGTCGTGGGTCTGCAGCACCGGCCGGTTGGCCTCGGCCAGGCGGCCGAGCTCCTGCGCGGACTCAGTGCCGGCCAGGCGACCGAGCTGATGCAGGTCGTCGGTTGCCCATGCCGCGCCTTCTCTCGCTCGACCGCTTCGGTCAGGGCGACGTCGGCGCCGAACACGTCGTAGCCGGCGAGCAGGGGAACTTGGTTTTCGACCTCGTGGGTACGCAGCACCGTCGTCATGGCTGAAGGCTAAGTAGGTACGGGTCGGAGTTTCCACAGCGCGCCCACAGGCAGTTGGCACTGACGATCCACAGGACCGATGGGTCAAAGTGACGCACATGACGGGGACGCGCATGATGCTCGACCAACCGGACCGGCGGGCGCTCGAGCGCGCCGGGTGGCGCACGATGCTGGAATACCGGGAGAACCACGTCCGCCGTGACGACGGCACCCTGCTGGAGGTGCGCGCGTCGTGGAAGGCCGAAGCCGAGCGGGTCAGGCGTCGGCTGGTGGTGGCGTCGGCCACCGCCGACACCGTCGACGAGGCGTGGGCGCTGCTGCGCCAGGTCACGCGCCGTTAGGGACCCTTGGCCCTGCCCACCGGGCAGCGCTTGCGCGATCGTGAACCGTGATGACGGCGTTCGTGCGTGCGGCCGCAGAGCCGGTGCGCGTGGTGCTGATCGGAACCGGGCAGATGGGTGCTGCGGCGGCGCGGATCCTGCACGGTAAGGCCGGTCTGCGCCTCGTCGGTGTGGTGCCTCACCGCGTCGAGCACGAGGGAGAGGACGCCGGCATCGTGCTCGGACTCGGCGGGCCGAGCGGCGTGTTGATGGAGCCGCACCTCGCCGCCGTGCTGAAGCGGGAGCGTCCCGACGTGGCGCTGCACATGACGTGCTCACGCGTCGTCGACGCGGACGCCGACGTGCGCTGCTGCATCGAACACGGTGTTGACGTGATCTCGATCGCCGAGGAGCTCGCGTTCCCGGCAGCCGGATCGCCCGATTGGGCCTCGGCGGTCGATGCGCTGGCCCGCGAGCACGAGGTGACGGTGCTGGGCACCGGCGTGAACCCGGGGTTCGTCCTCGACCTGCTCGTGATCGCGCTCACCGGGGTGTGCGCCGACGTGCGCTCAATCACCGCGACACGGGTCAACGACCTCGCGCCCTACGGGCCCTCGGTGCTGCGCACCCAGGGTGTGGGTCTGTCACCGCAGGCGTTCGCGCAAGGCGTCGCCGACGGATCCGTGGTGGGGCACTTCGGCTTCCCCGAGTCGATCGCCATGATCGCGAGCGCGCTCGGCTGGGAGATCGAACGGGTCGAGCAGACGCGGGAACCGATCGTGTCCGCGGTGCGGCGCGAGACGCCCTTCGTGGTGGTCGAACCCGGTGCTGTGGCGGGTTGCCGGCACACCGCCACCGCCTACTGCGGCGGGCTGGCGGTGATCACCCTCGTCCACCCCCAGCAGGTGCACCCGGAGGCCGAGGGCATCGACACCGGCGACACGATCGAGATCGCCGGCACCCCCGGCGTGAAGCTGGCCGGCTCGCCGGAGATCCCCGGCGGTGTCGCCACCGCCGCGCTCGCCGTCAACATGATCCCGCGCGTGGTGGCCGCCCCAGCCGGACTGCTGACGATGGCCGATCTCCCGGTGCCGGCCGCCATCCAAGGCGACGTGCGACAGCTCCTCGCGGCGCGGGGAGTCCGTCGTGGATGACGCCGTCGCTTCGGGCACCTGGGTGGAGCTGCACCGCGTGGTGCTGACGGCCGGCGCACGCGCGAGCCAGGTTCCGGCCGAGACCCAGGCAGTGCCGCTCGAGCAACGCGTGCGCGGCTGGCTGGTCGAACCTGCCCGCCTCGGAGACGAGGCCGAGGTGCGCACGGCTGCCGGGCGAAGGCTGGCGGGGACCCTCGTGATCGTCGGACCCGGCCACACGCACACCTTCGGGCCGTCGGTTCCCGAGATCTCGGTGATCGGGGACGAACTGCGCGAACTGCTCCGTGAGGAAGCCCCGCGATGAACACCTACTCGCGGGTGATGGAGCGGCGTGCGGGAATCGTGCAGCGCGCTGTCGGCATCGACTACACCCTCTATGAGACCGGCGCCCTCGCGTTCGACTACGAGCGCCTGCTGGCGGACACGGGTTTCGACCTCGACGCCGCGAGGCAGGTGCAGATCGCCACCGGGGTGGGAGGCACGCCGTTCGTCGAGTTGCACCGCCTGACAGAGGTGGTGAGGCGGATCGCGGCACCCGGCATGGGCGCCAGGCTGTTCGTGAAGGACGAGGCGGCGAATCCCTCCGGGTCGTTCAAGGACCGGCGCGCCTCGCTGTCGGTGTACGAAGCGGCGCGCCAGGGCTATCCGGGAGTCGCGGCGGCGACGAGCGGGAACTACGGCGCGGCTGTCGCGTCGCAGGCCGCCAAGGCCGGCCTCGCGTGCATCGTCGTGCAGGAGGCCTTCGACAGCAGGGGAGTGGTGCAGCCCGAGATCGCCGAGAAGACGCGCGCATGTGAGGCCTTCGGTGCCGAGGTGCTGAGGCTCTCCGTCGGGCCAGAGCTGTTCTCGGTCTTCTTGACCGTGCTCGAGGAGACCGGGTTCTTCGACGCCTCGCTGTACACCCCGTACTCGGTGGTGGGGATCGAGACGCTCGGATTCGAGGTGGCCGAGAACTCCCTCGAGCGCACCGGGCGGTTCCCCGACGTGGTCGTCGTGACGCACGCCGGAGGGGGAAACGTCACCGGCACCGCTCGTGGACTGCGCCGGGCTGGAGCGCGTGCCACCGAGGTGGTCGGCGCGAGCGTCGACCTGAGCGGCCTGCACATGGCGTCTGACCGAGACTTCAACCGCAAGTCGTTCACCACGGGCCACACCGGCTTCTCGCTGCCGTTCACCACCTGGCCCGACAGGGCCGACGTGCCGCGCAACGCGGCCCGTCCGCTGCGCTACCTCGACCGCTTCGTCACCGTCACCCAGGGCGAGGTGTTCTACGTGACCGAGGCCCTCGCCCAGCTCGAGGGCTTGGAGCGCGGCCCGGCCGGCAACACGTCGCTCGCGGCGGCGATGGCGATCGCTCGCGAGCTACGCCGCGACCAGGTGGTGGTGGTGCAAGAGACCGAATACACCGGTGCCGGCAAGCACCCGCTGGCCCAGCTCGACCGGGCTCGGCAGGAGGGGATTCGCGTCGTGCGCGGCGACCCTGCCGACGACAGCCCCGGCGAGGTGATCGTGATCCCCGAGCATCCGGCGCAGCTCCACGTCGTCGACGTCGACCTGGAGCGAGTCCGGGCGTCGTACGTTCGCAACGCCCTTGCCTCCCTGCCCGAGGGCACCACCCCGGCCGAAGCCGACGTCGCCTTCCTCGCCGAGGAGACACGTTGGAGCGCGGCCCGCGTCCAGGAGGAGATCGATGCGAGTCTCACCGCGACCCGATGACTTCGAGGCGAGAAGGGCGCACCTGGCCACGCTCGACGACGAGGAGCTTCGCGCCCGGTTCTGGGCGCTGGCCGACCGGATCGTGGCCCCGCTCGTGGCCGAGGCCCGCACCCACACCACGCCCGCCATCGAGCGCTCCGTGCTGTTGCGCATGGGGCTGTCGAGCGTCGAATCGAAGGCTCTCGTCGAACGCATGGCCGAAGCGAAGCTGCTCGGCCACGGCGCCGGACGGCTACTCGCCCAGCTGGCCGCCCGTCGCGCCGTGACCCCGCGCGAGGCCGCGCATGCGCTGCTGGAGGGCCGCTGGTGGGAGGAGGTGCAGCCGTGAAGCTCGAACCGGACCGCCCTCTCGACATGCGCGAGGTGCTCGCCGACCTGGAGCACTACCGCCCCCGACGGCGCGGGTGGACATGGCGCACGCCGGTGCCCGGCCAGCGCATCGGGCCGTTCGAGTATGCCGACATGTCGCTGGGGGTCGACCGCTCGGTCCCGCTGCCCGCCGCGCGCTACTTCGGCGACATCGACCCTCAGCCGGCGCCGGTGATCACGACCGAGATCGCGTCGGGCCGCTTCGAGGACGACCTGCGCCGAATGCGGATGGCGGCATGGCACGGGGCGGACCACATCATGGTGATCCGCACCACCGGCCAATCCCACATCGACGGGCTGATCGAGGGCACTCCCGAGGGCGTCGGCGGCATCCCGATCACCCGCAAGCAGCTCCGCGCGACCCGCAAGGCCCTCGACGCGATCGAAGACGAGGTCGGCCGCCCGATCAACTTCCACTCGTACGTCAGCGGCCTCGCCGGCCCGGAGATGGCAGTGCTGTATGCGGAAGAGGGGGTGAACGGCGCGCACCAGGACCCGCAGTACAACGTGTTGTACCGGGGGATCAACATGCACCGCTCGTTCGTCGACGCCGCCGAGGCCAAGCGTGTGCTCGCCGACGCCGGGATCTTCCAGATCGACGGCGCCCACAACGCGAACGCGACTGCCAAGCAGGCCTGGAAGGTGACCCCGGAGCTGCTCGTGCAGCATGCGGTGAACACCGCGTACAGCCGGGCGGTGGGCATGCCGTCGGCGCAGATCGGTCTGTCGACCGTGCCGCCGACCGCCCCTCCGGCACCGAAGCTGCGCCTCGACCTGCCCTATGCCGTGGCGCTGCGCGAGGTGTTCGCCGGGTGCCGCTTCCGCGCCCAGCAGAACACCCGCTACATCGAGTCCGACACCCGCGAGGCGACGGTCACCCACGTGCTCGACACGCTGATCTCCGCGCTCACGTCGGCCGACGTGCAGAGCACGATCACCCCCGACGAGGGCCGCAACTGCCCGTGGCACTACAACAACGTCGCCGGTGTGGAGACCGCTCGCCAGACGCTGATCGGGCTCGACGGGCTGCACGACCTGGTGCAGCTCCGCACCGACGGCCCACTGCGCGAACAGGTGCGGGAGATCGTCGAGCGCGCGGTGCTGTTCCTGGAGGAGATCGTCGAGATCGGCGGGTACTTCGCCGCGGTCGAGGCCGGATACTTCGTGGACGCCGGGCTCTTCCCCGAACGCGCCGGCGACGGCATCGTGCGCGACCAGCATGCCGGCGTCGGCGCGGCGACGGTGGTGTGCCGAGAGCCCGGCTACGGAGCGCCGGTGTGCAGCCACTTCGGCGACAACGTGTACGCCGAGTCGGGCGACCACGCGCCCGGTCGTCCGTGTGCTGCGATCGGCGGCTGCACCCTGTGCGACGACACGAAGATCGTGTACGTCGACGAGCTCGACCCCGACGACAACGTCGAACATCGCCTCACCGCACCCCTCGCCGAGCGTGCGGCGGGCATCCTGCGTCCCGAGGTGGAGCAAGCGGGGGACGGCATCGTGTGCGTGACCGTTTTCGTGCCTGCGCCGCGGGAGCTGGCCGAGGCGGCGGCGCTGGAGATGGCCCGGCATCTCGGGCTGCACGAGCCGCAGGTGATCCATGCCCGGGTGCTGCACCCCGCAGAGGGTTCGGTGTTCGAGTTGAAGGGCGTCGCCGACCTGCCGATGAGGTCCGATCTGCTGGAGCTCCCCGAGCCGGTCGAAGTGCTCGACCACGCCGAGATCGAGGAGTACGTCCGCCCGAGGGCGATTCGGGTGGTGGCGGCCACGGTCGGCGAGGACGAGCACTCGGTCGGGCTGCAGGAGGTGATCGACCTGAAACACGGCGGGATCGAGCGCTACGGCTTCGAGTGCCATCGTCTCGGCACTTCGGTGCCGGTGGAGCGGGTCCTCGACGCCGCCGCCGACGTGGGGGCGCAAGTGGTGCTGATCTCGACGATTCTCACCCACGGCGACGTGCACCGGAAGAACATGGACCGGCTGCACAGCCTGGCCGTGGAGCGGGGCGTGCGTGACGACCTGGTGCTCGTCGCCGGCGGTACCCAGCTGACCGACGACGTCGCTCGGTCGTGTGGGATGGACGCGGGCTTCGGGCGGGGGACGAGCGGGCATCAGGTGGCGAGCTTCCTGGTGCGTCGCTTGCGTGAGCGAT encodes:
- a CDS encoding PLP-dependent lyase/thiolase is translated as MNTYSRVMERRAGIVQRAVGIDYTLYETGALAFDYERLLADTGFDLDAARQVQIATGVGGTPFVELHRLTEVVRRIAAPGMGARLFVKDEAANPSGSFKDRRASLSVYEAARQGYPGVAAATSGNYGAAVASQAAKAGLACIVVQEAFDSRGVVQPEIAEKTRACEAFGAEVLRLSVGPELFSVFLTVLEETGFFDASLYTPYSVVGIETLGFEVAENSLERTGRFPDVVVVTHAGGGNVTGTARGLRRAGARATEVVGASVDLSGLHMASDRDFNRKSFTTGHTGFSLPFTTWPDRADVPRNAARPLRYLDRFVTVTQGEVFYVTEALAQLEGLERGPAGNTSLAAAMAIARELRRDQVVVVQETEYTGAGKHPLAQLDRARQEGIRVVRGDPADDSPGEVIVIPEHPAQLHVVDVDLERVRASYVRNALASLPEGTTPAEADVAFLAEETRWSAARVQEEIDASLTATR
- a CDS encoding NADP-binding protein produces the protein MTAFVRAAAEPVRVVLIGTGQMGAAAARILHGKAGLRLVGVVPHRVEHEGEDAGIVLGLGGPSGVLMEPHLAAVLKRERPDVALHMTCSRVVDADADVRCCIEHGVDVISIAEELAFPAAGSPDWASAVDALAREHEVTVLGTGVNPGFVLDLLVIALTGVCADVRSITATRVNDLAPYGPSVLRTQGVGLSPQAFAQGVADGSVVGHFGFPESIAMIASALGWEIERVEQTREPIVSAVRRETPFVVVEPGAVAGCRHTATAYCGGLAVITLVHPQQVHPEAEGIDTGDTIEIAGTPGVKLAGSPEIPGGVATAALAVNMIPRVVAAPAGLLTMADLPVPAAIQGDVRQLLAARGVRRG
- a CDS encoding 2-amino-4-ketopentanoate thiolase → MDDAVASGTWVELHRVVLTAGARASQVPAETQAVPLEQRVRGWLVEPARLGDEAEVRTAAGRRLAGTLVIVGPGHTHTFGPSVPEISVIGDELRELLREEAPR
- a CDS encoding DUF1298 domain-containing protein produces the protein MSERQRLGVQDALWLEMDRPTNLMVVDSLIWTATPVDWKRFGAVVQERMWDRYQVFRSVAVADEDGSWFWEERPRLGWRKHLERITLPAPADEAALREFIGAQRIVPLDRKRPLWKMFLIEDYMGGSAIVVRTHHAIADGIRMVQLAMSLFDASPEGGAILAPPVRLHAASAEAPEPEGRSVREQLTAGAVSVARELNELASDAVGRVGEVIGDPIGSTVEGVRAAGRAVGHAAAEAREASREVAGMALTNPVGAVHTAAARSAAAASAFAEWLTSALRPRIPGSGPLVDMFSAAPGDADIARKLLLGTRNDASIWTGMVGDRKAVAWSPPLPLAEVKAVARTHGATVNDVLVTSVAGTLHAYLEAHEAQCSSVNWMIPVNLKALDTTLPTELGNSFAIVQLELPTDIGDPLVVLDVVQRRMARIKSGHEAGIAFRIQEVISGLNKSLYQASVDLLANRAIGVLTNVPGPPIPVFVAGTKVEGMVGWAPLSGNQPMCFTIYSYNNMVFVGIACDMDLVPDHEQIVDGFAPAFHRLSVATH
- a CDS encoding ornithine aminomutase, encoding MRVSPRPDDFEARRAHLATLDDEELRARFWALADRIVAPLVAEARTHTTPAIERSVLLRMGLSSVESKALVERMAEAKLLGHGAGRLLAQLAARRAVTPREAAHALLEGRWWEEVQP
- a CDS encoding cobalamin-dependent protein (Presence of a B(12) (cobalamin)-binding domain implies dependence on cobalamin itself, in one of its several forms, or in some unusual lineages, dependence on a cobalamin-like analog.) codes for the protein MKLEPDRPLDMREVLADLEHYRPRRRGWTWRTPVPGQRIGPFEYADMSLGVDRSVPLPAARYFGDIDPQPAPVITTEIASGRFEDDLRRMRMAAWHGADHIMVIRTTGQSHIDGLIEGTPEGVGGIPITRKQLRATRKALDAIEDEVGRPINFHSYVSGLAGPEMAVLYAEEGVNGAHQDPQYNVLYRGINMHRSFVDAAEAKRVLADAGIFQIDGAHNANATAKQAWKVTPELLVQHAVNTAYSRAVGMPSAQIGLSTVPPTAPPAPKLRLDLPYAVALREVFAGCRFRAQQNTRYIESDTREATVTHVLDTLISALTSADVQSTITPDEGRNCPWHYNNVAGVETARQTLIGLDGLHDLVQLRTDGPLREQVREIVERAVLFLEEIVEIGGYFAAVEAGYFVDAGLFPERAGDGIVRDQHAGVGAATVVCREPGYGAPVCSHFGDNVYAESGDHAPGRPCAAIGGCTLCDDTKIVYVDELDPDDNVEHRLTAPLAERAAGILRPEVEQAGDGIVCVTVFVPAPRELAEAAALEMARHLGLHEPQVIHARVLHPAEGSVFELKGVADLPMRSDLLELPEPVEVLDHAEIEEYVRPRAIRVVAATVGEDEHSVGLQEVIDLKHGGIERYGFECHRLGTSVPVERVLDAAADVGAQVVLISTILTHGDVHRKNMDRLHSLAVERGVRDDLVLVAGGTQLTDDVARSCGMDAGFGRGTSGHQVASFLVRRLRERSVGA